TGGACATGTACTCGCAGCTGGAGGACCACTACCTCTACGACCATGACAGCGATGAGGACGCTCTGGGCCGGTTCTTGCTGCGCACCTCCGGGGAGCAGATGACGTTCCAAGAGCCGGTCTTCCAGGAGCTGGCGCGGGCCGCGGCCATGCTCACGCAGACCGCGGCAACGCGTGAGGCGCGGTGTCTGCGTCCGGGTTGGGAGGAGGAGTTGCTGGGTGCGAGCCTGTCTCAGTACGTCGGGATCGCCCAGCTGCTGTGGGCATCGGCGATCAGTCGCGCTGGCCGGTTCGACCCGGACTCGCTGCGGGAAGCAGACGCGCGTCGTATCTGTGCGGAGGTCCCGGCCGCCACAATCATCTCGGTGACTGAGCAGCTTTTCGTGACCGACGCGGCCACCTTCCGGGAGGACAACACCCGGACCTGCATGACCACTGATCCGCTCCTGCGCCGCTTCGAGTACAACCCGCTGCGCGGTACCCCCTTCGTGAGGGGCTATGGTCCCGGGTCTTCTCGCCCCCGTCAGCCACTTGATCCCGGCCAAGGCCAGCCCGCTGGGCATCTACTACACCGGCGTCGCCCGCTACGGGGACGCCTTCGCCCAGGACCTCGGCAACCTGTTCGAGGCCTACGTCGGCCGCCAGCTGCAGTTGCTGTCCGACGCCGTGGTCCGGCCTGAGATCGTCTACGGACGCAACCGGGCGCGCAGTGTCGACTGGATCGTCGTCACCGACGAGTTGGTGCTGCTGGTGGAGGTGAAGTCGGTTCGGCCCACCCGGCATCTGCGGCTGGCCACCGACCAGCGGGCCAAGGAGGTGAACCGGATGCTCGGCCGCGCTTACGGGCAGATCGACAACACCGCCGCGCTGATCGCCAGCGGACAGAAGGAGTTCGCCGATGTGCCCACAGACCGGCCCGTGCACGGACTGATCGTCACGATGGAACCGTTCCACATCGTCAACGCGCCGCTGCAGCGGCCGCAGTTGCCAGCCACCACGGTGCCGGTCACGGTGTGCAGCATCAGCGAGCTGGAGGACATGGTCACCATCGACGACGCTCCCGTCAGCCGGCTCCTGTTGGAGCGGGCCGCCGACTCCGAGCGCTCCACCTACGCCTTGCGCGAGGCCCTGTTGGGGCACACGCATGCCCACAACACGGTCCTGAACGCCGGCTGGGACAGCTATCCCTGGCGCGATGCCGCAGCCGCGCACATGGGGTCCGAGCCCGCCGGTACGGTGGGGGTGTAGAGGCCGGGGATGGGTGCGAACACGGCCAAGGAGCGCCACCTGGTGCCGCAGTACTGGCTGCGGGCCTTCCCCGAGGACGGGTACGTCCTGGGGCGGCGGCGGGGTGGGGCGGAGTATCGCACCGGCAGCGCATGGACTTCCTGCTCCTGGACCGCTTCGGCGGATGGGAACTCACCGGACCGGGCGGCAAGCAGTTCCTGGAGGACTTCTGCACCGAACTCCTCATACGGCACAGGAAACCGGCCTGGTGAATAAGCGCCTCGGAGCGCCACCGGCACCGGGCCGCATGTTGGCCCATGTCCACTCCTCGTGGCTCCGCCCGGCCGTTCTTCCTCAACTTCGGATACGGCAGCCTTCGTCTGTGCCGACCAGCGCGAGGCCCCGCTCTCTTCAGCGCTCCATCTCAAGATCACGATTGGTGATCGCGGGGTGACGGCTTGTCAGTGGCGGGTGCTTGGATGGGGCGGTTGCGCAGGGAGGCGCAGCACGACCGGGGAAGGTTCTTCGACGTGCCGTACATCAGGGAGTACACGAAAAGCGACGGGACAGTCGTCCGAGGACACTGGCGGGCGCCAGCGGGAACGGCGCGGCAGACAGCTATCGCTGTGGGAATTGTGGTGGCCGTGGCGGTGTTAGGGAACACCGGTACGTCGGCGGGCAGCGGGGCGGGCACGGAGCCGTTACCCAGCCCGCGGACCTCGTCGCCGGTGACGTATCCGATCAAGTGGCCCGGCTGGCCCAGGCCGGTCACCCGCTCCACTCCTGCGGTGAAGTACCCGATCCCGTGGCCGGGTGGAGCCAAACCGGCTCCGCGGCCAGCGCCGACGGTGTCGTACCCGATCAAGTGGGACCGCAGCGGGAGCGGGCGATGAGCCGACGACCGACTGCGAGGCGGCGACCTGCTCGTCGACGGTCACGCAAGAGCTCCGGTACGGAGCAGCTCGTCGTCATAGGTGGCGGTTTACTGCTTGTGTGGGGGGTGCTCATGAGCCTGGTGCGCTTCCTGAGCGCCCACCCGGTGGTCGTGGTCGTTGTGCTGCTGGCCGTCGTTGGAGCCGTCGCGGTCCGGGTGGTCAAACGACAGCGGGCTGCGCAGTGGGAGCGGGTGAGGGCACAGGGCCTGCGCTACGCGCTGACGCAGCTCGATGCGCTGCACCACCGGGAGTTCGAGCATGCGGTGCGCGATCTGATGCGGCGGGACGGGTGCGCGAACGCGGTCCAGGTCGGCGGCGCGGGAGACAACGGTGCAGATGTGAAAGCGACCGACCCGTACGGCCGGCGATGGTCATCCAGTGCAAACACCGCAAGGCCGGACTGGCCGGGGCCGCGGTCGGCACACCCGATCTGCAGGTCCTCAACGGCACCGGCCGGCCGGTGCACAAGGGCGACGTCGTCGTCCTCGTCACAAACGGGAAATTCTCCAAGCCCGCCATGGAGTTCGCGCATTCCCAACGACTGCACCTGGTCGACCGGACCGTGCTGGCCGAATGGGCGAGCGGTTCGCGACCGCTTTGGGAGCTCCTGAAGGCCGTACCCCCGCCCCGCCGCCCGACCCCACTGTCCTGACAAGACGAAGCACGCAACAGCGGGCCCCGGAGGCGATCGCGTCCGGGGCTTTCGCCGCTGGCACACCTCGTAGGTCGCCTCAGCAAGGCGGCGCCAGTGCTCGAGCATCGCCTCACGCTCCACGTACGCGTCGGTGCACACCACCGAGCTGACCCGAGAGGACCTCCTCGGGCTCACTGGAAGCGGCGCGCGCACCTCCTGGGATGCCTCGCTTCCCCATGGAGAGGTCAGGACCGCGACAGCAGGTTCATCCCGAGCTCGGTAGCATTTCATGGTCTCTCGCTCGAGCCGATCACACCTAAGGAGCGGTCGTGTCCAGCCGCATCCAGCCGCTGCTCCCTGGAGATCCGCGCCGAATAGGTGCCTGGCGTGTCATCGGCCGGCTCGGGAGTGGCGGTATGGGTGCCGTGTTCGCGGTTGTCGATCCCGCTGGGCTACGCCTGGCTGTCAAGGTCATCCACCCTGCGCATGCTGCGAACGATGAGTTCCGGGCACGCTTCCGACGCGAGGTCCGACTCTCCCGAAGGGTGACAGGGCCGTGCCTGGTCCCGGTCCACGATGCCGACACCGATGGAACTACTCCATGGCTGGCAGCCCCCTTCGTGCCCGGGCCGACGCTCGTCCAGTACCTCGATGCGCACGGCCCCGTGCAGGGCGCACCTCTGTACGCGCTCGCTGCCGGGACTGCGGCGGCACTCGCTGCGGTGCATGGAGCGGGGATCGTCCACCGCGACATCAAGCCCGGCAATGTCATCCTCTCTCCCTCCGGCCCCAAGGTTCTGGACTTCGGCATCTCCCACGCCCTGGACGGCACATCGGTGACGCGGACCGGGGTCGTCACCGGCAGTCCGGGCTGGATCAGTCCCGAGCACTACCAGACGGGCGTGGTGGGGCCTGAAGGAGACGTCTTCGCCTGGGGCGCACTCGTTGCTTATGCGGCCACAGGCCGCCTCCCGTTCGGCTCCGGCGCCCCCGATGCCGTGGCCTTCCGTATCATGTCCGCCGAGCCCGACCTTTCGGGTCTTCCCGGCGACCTTCTCCCTATGGTCGAGCAGGCTCTGGCCAAGCAGCCTGGAAACCGGCCTACAGGCGCTGAGCTCGCCCGCGCCTGCTCGACGCTGCTCGCCGCACAGGCCACCGCAGTCACACCCGCAAGCGAGCAACCAACACTGGCTTTCGACCTGGCGAGCGTCCCTTGGGACGTGTCGCACGAGGACGATCCCGCCTGGCGCTCCGCTGGCTCGCGGCGAAAGCGTCCTGGGGTTGTTGCGGCGGCCGCTGTGGCCGCCCTCGTCGCAGGAACCATCGGCGGAGCTGTCACTGTGAAAGCCTCCGGGATGCCCGGCCAGGCGCCGACAGCAGCGCCAAGCAATTCACCTCGCGCAGTCGCTCCATCGGCGCAGCCGTCCGCGCAGGAGGTTCGTCGCCCGAGTACCTCGCCCACTCCTTCGGCTGCTGCAGCCCCTTCCTCTTCTGCTCCGGCCGAGGAGCCGGAGCCGTCCGCTTCTGTCTCGCTGCAGCCGCCTCCGTTCGCCTACCTGCCGACCGAGGTGGACTGCGCTCCACGAAAGCCGGCTGAAGTCGACGGGGCCTGGCAAATTGTCGCCCCGGGGGAAGTTCGGGCTGGGGACGCGGTGGAACTCTCGCTGCGCAACAAGTACGGCAACTTCGACCCCATCCAGCCGGAGATGGACGTGCTGGCGCGCGTGTACGTGCCCGATTGAACGTCGCGGCTGGCGCGAGCCAGCCTGCAGTCCGACACCTCGGCAGTCGTCACCTGGCCGGGAGACTTCTCCGGGGCCGACGCCTCCTACGCCCAGGGCACGTACACCGTGGTGTGGTCGGTCGGCGACGGATCACACCGCTACATCGCCTGTACGGGGTTCACCGCAACCTGACCGCGCCACACGGGAGACGCGCGATTCGTCCGACCTCGGCCAGCAGTACCAAGTTTCCGCACGGCGCGGCAGGAGTGGACAGCGAGTGGGGAGCCCCCAGGGACAACTGAATGCAAGGTCATTGACTGGCGGAAGGCCGGGGGAACCACGGGGTTTCCCAGGCTCATTGTCAGGCCGGTCACAGCCGACGGTGCAGGTACAACCGCCCGCGGCGTTCGGTGTAGTAGAAGCGGCTGGGCTGCTCTCTTTGATGCCTGAACCACAAGACTCCGGCGGCACCCCACGACGCCAGGCCAGCCAGCAGGACCCAGCCCCAGGTGTGCGCGGCAAACGCCTCCATTGCGGTCGCGTTCTCCAGGATCCGAGCGCAGTCTCCAGAAACCCGCATATTGTTGCCTCGGCTGTCCGGGTGGTCCATGCACCATGACACTTCGCCACCCAAGCCGTTGAGCACAAAGGCACACACGACGACTACCAGGCCCGCGAGTGCCGCCACTGGGTGTGTCGGTAAAGGCATGGGACCCGAAGTCGGCTGCCGGTGCACAGTGCCGGGGTTCCTGGAGGAGCTGGAAAATTCGCGCGGTGTCCGTCCGCCGGTACTCCCGGCCGCCCGCCAGTTCAACTCCCGCATGCAAGCGATCTCCGCAGCCTCTTCGGCTGTCTCCCGCTCCTGCTCACGCTCCTCAGGGGTGCGCCACCGCTGCACAATCCCGCCTGGCCGCTGCCTGCTGACACTCGCCGGCGAATGCCCGGCTGAGCGTGCATGCCTGCGCACCGCCGCTCCCGTCGTCTCCCCGTCGCCCTGAAGCACCTTGGCGCCGCATACCTCACACGTCCACACACCCGCCCGTTCTCTCTCCCCGCTGTGTGGTCCTAGGGCGTGTCCGCAATGTCGATCGGTCGTTACTCCGTTCGTGGTGCGACGTCATGAACTGACTGATCAGGCCTGGGAAGTGATCGGGCCGTTGCTGGCTCCGCCCCGGATGGGTCGTCCGGTGCGGGACCGGCGGCAGGTCCTCAACGGAATCCTGTGGAAGCTGTCCACGGGTGCGGCCTGGCGGGACCTGCCCGAGCGGTACGGGCCGTGGAAGACCGTCTACGAACGGTTCCGCCGCTGGTCAGCGGACGGAACCTGGGACCGGCTCCTGGCCCACGTCCAGCAGCACTCGGACGCGATCGGCGAGGTCGACTGGTCGATCGTCTGCGTCGACTCGACCATCGTGCGGGCCCATCAGCACGCCGCCGGGGCCCGAAAAGGGGGCCCTGGACCGGCGAAGCACTCGGCCGGTCCCGCGGCGGACTGAGCACAAAGATCCACCTCGCCTGCGACGGACAGGGCCGGCCGCTCGCCTTCACGATCACCGGCGGGAACGTCAACGACTGCACGCAGTTCGAACCGGTCATGGCCCGCATCCACATCAAGCGATACGGGCCCGGCCGGCCCCGCACCCGACCGCTACGGGTGGTCGGCGACAAGGGCTACTCATCCCGCAAGATCCGCTCCTACCTGCGCAGACGCGGTATCGCCTGCACCATCCCCGAACGCGTCGACCAGATCAACGGACGCCTCCGGCGAGGCGAGAGCCTGTGCCGTCTCGACCGCGAGGTCTACCGGCGCCGCAACGTCGTCGAACGCTGTTTCAACCGGCTCAAGCAGAACAAGGCCCTCGCCACCCGCTACGACAAACGAGCCCGCCACTACAAAGCCCTGGTCACCCTCGCCTGCCTGCGACTATGGCTCCCTAGCTGACATTGCGGACAGGCCCTAGCGCTCATCCTCCCGCCAGTCACGCTCTCGCGGTGCCGACTCCGACAAAGACGGCGGCGACGGTGGAACAGCGCCCCCGGATCGTCTGCCCACCCGTCCGTGAGCCGGTCAGCAACGTCCCCGGCATCGCCGACGCTGCTGCAGACACACTCTGCAAGGCGCGAACCTGGCAGTGGAGACCAGTTCAGAAGGGAGGCTCGTCGCTGTAGGCAGTTGGCCGGGCGGGAGCCTTCGGAAGCGGGCTGGTAGCCCAGGGACCTTCTGCTGGAGGCAGTGGAGAACCACCCCACCCGCCGGAAGCCTGCCGGGCTGAGGCCCCGGTAGGTGGCGGGGTACCCCAGCCCGAGGCGGTCTTCGCCGGTGCGGCAGGGGGCGTTGCTGGTGCTTCGTCCGGCTCGAGGCCGTCGCTATCGTTGTTCCACAGCTGGCGCAGGTACTCGCGGCAGGTCACCGGATCGTCCTCGTCCCAGCGGTTGTCGTCCGGCTCGGGCCAGCGCCGGCCATCCGGGTCTCTGTCCTGCAGTTGGCACAGAGCCCGCAAAGGGCATCGACGACCGCCCATTGGCTGGTGGTCGTCCCGGTGAGAAGACGCCGGACGGTTTCTCGGCTCACCTTGTGGGGGTTGGGCATCGTGGCGGTAAGCG
This sequence is a window from Streptomyces sp. HUAS YS2. Protein-coding genes within it:
- a CDS encoding serine/threonine-protein kinase, which gives rise to MSSRIQPLLPGDPRRIGAWRVIGRLGSGGMGAVFAVVDPAGLRLAVKVIHPAHAANDEFRARFRREVRLSRRVTGPCLVPVHDADTDGTTPWLAAPFVPGPTLVQYLDAHGPVQGAPLYALAAGTAAALAAVHGAGIVHRDIKPGNVILSPSGPKVLDFGISHALDGTSVTRTGVVTGSPGWISPEHYQTGVVGPEGDVFAWGALVAYAATGRLPFGSGAPDAVAFRIMSAEPDLSGLPGDLLPMVEQALAKQPGNRPTGAELARACSTLLAAQATAVTPASEQPTLAFDLASVPWDVSHEDDPAWRSAGSRRKRPGVVAAAAVAALVAGTIGGAVTVKASGMPGQAPTAAPSNSPRAVAPSAQPSAQEVRRPSTSPTPSAAAAPSSSAPAEEPEPSASVSLQPPPFAYLPTEVDCAPRKPAEVDGAWQIVAPGEVRAGDAVELSLRNKYGNFDPIQPEMDVLARVYVPD